A genomic window from Salvia hispanica cultivar TCC Black 2014 chromosome 5, UniMelb_Shisp_WGS_1.0, whole genome shotgun sequence includes:
- the LOC125186569 gene encoding deSI-like protein At4g17486: MKSKFKSSWRSIVPLQTQGESTTRFCVFPKVKSASFSQGNTPVYLNVYDLTPVNGYVYWAGLGVFHSGVEVYDIEYAFGAHDFPTSGVFEVEPRQCPGFRFRRSIFIGTTHLNPHQVRDFMEKQATNYCGDTYHLVVKNCNHFCEDICYKLTGKRIPKWVNRLARIGSYCNCILPEALKTSKGPHDTNCQDSESEKKSLRSSFSCFSSISMHQKEKDVSISSLVLQSHYKGCLPPWDLKKSRSTKSVKEG, from the exons atgaaatcaaaattcaaaagtagTTGGAGATCAATTGTGCCTCTGCAGACGCAGGGAGAATCAACGACAAGGTTCTGCGTGTTTCCTAAGGTTAAATCAGCTAGCTTTAGCCAAGGAAACACTCCTGTTTACCTCAATGTTTATGATTTAACACCTGTCAACGGCTATGTTTACTGGGCTGGACTTGGTGTCTTTCACTCTGGGGTTGAAG TGTATGACATTGAATATGCTTTTGGAGCCCACGACTTTCCTACTAGTGGTGTATTTGAAGTTGAGCCCCGGCAATGCCCTGGATTCAGGTTTCGCAGGTCAATTTTTATTGGCACGACACATTTGAATCCTCACCAAGTTAGAGATTTCATGGAGAAGCAGGCCACAAACTACTGTGGTGATACATATCACTTGGTTGTCAAAAACTGCAACCATTTCTGTGAGGATATATGCTACAAGCTGACTGGAAAACGGATACCAAAATGGGTGAATCGTCTGGCAAGGATAG GCTCATACTGCAACTGCATACTCCCGGAGGCTCTAAAAACGAGCAAGGGACCACATGATACAAACTGTCAAGATTCAGAGAGTGAGAAGAAGAGTCTGAGAAGCTCTTTCAGCTGCTTCTCTTCTATTTCTATGCACCAAAAGGAGAAAGATGTATCGATATCATCGTTGGTCTTACAATCACACTATAAAGGCTGTCTGCCTCCTTGGGATTTAAAGAAATCAAGAAGTACTAAATCTGTGAAAGAAGGTTAG